From Miscanthus floridulus cultivar M001 chromosome 15, ASM1932011v1, whole genome shotgun sequence, the proteins below share one genomic window:
- the LOC136506826 gene encoding probable serine/threonine-protein kinase PBL8 isoform X2: MGNCGTREENAVVAAHAQDKKHTRSSSDISDPSTPRKIEDAKNISIYNDVIAFTLFELETITKSFRADYVLGEGGFGTVYKGYIDENVRVGLKSLPVAVKVLNKDGHQGHREWLTEVNFLGQLRHPNLVKLIGYCCEDDHRLLVYEFMFRGSLENHLFRKTATPLPWGSRMSIALGAAKGLACLHNAQRPVIYRDFKTSNILLDSDYTAKLSDFGLAKAGPEGDETHVSTRVMGTYGYAAPEYVMTGHLTARSDVYSFGVVLLELLTGRKSIDKSRPSREQSLVDWALPKLNDKRRLLQIIDPKLEGQYSIRAAHKACSLAFYCLSHNPKARPLMSDVVETLEPLQGGGGSGSDGAGQSSGLPDYRGRRRLTGNNVHFRAIPNAKCSPAVPVCRVR, encoded by the exons ATGGGCAACTGCGGCACGCGAGAGGAAAATGCCGTCGTCGCCGCGCACGCTCAAG ATAAGAAGCACACCCGCTCATCGTCAGATATAAGTGATCCTTCAACACCTAGGAAAATTGAAGATGCCAAGAACATTTCCATATACAACGATGTGATTGCCTTCACATTGTTTGAGCTAGAGACGATCACAAAGAGCTTCCGTGCTGATTAtgttcttggtgaaggaggatttGGGACCGTTTATAAAGGTTACATCGATGAGAATGTCAGGGTTGGGCTGAAGTCACTGCCTGTTGCAGTCAAGGTGCTCAATAAAGATGGACATCAAGGGCACAGAGAATGGCTT acTGAGGTTAACTTCCTGGGGCAGTTAAGGCATCCAAATTTGGTGAAGTTGATTGGATATTGCTGTGAGGATGATCATCGGCTGCTTGTCTATGAGTTCATGTTTCGAGGAAGTCTAGAAAATCACTTATTCCGAA AGACAGCTACACCATTACCCTGGGGTTCTAGGATGTCAATTGCACTGGGAGCTGCTAAAGGGCTTGCTTGCCTCCACAATGCTCAAAGGCCTGTAATCTACAGAGATTTCAAGACCTCAAATATTCTGCTGGACTCT GATTATACTGCTAAACTATCTGACTTTGGTCTGGCAAAAGCTGGCCCCGAAGGTGATGAGACTCATGTGTCAACGAGGGTGATGGGAACCTATGGATATGCTGCCCCTGAATATGTGATGACTG GCCACTTGACTGCTAGAAGTGATGTCTACAGCTTCGGCGTCGTCCTTCTGGAGCTCTTGACAGGGCGCAAGTCAATTGACAAGTCACGGCCCAGCAGGGAGCAGAGCCTAGTTGACTGGGCCCTCCCGAAGCTCAATGACAAGAGGAGGCTTCTCCAAATAATCGACCCGAAACTGGAGGGACAGTATTCGATCAGAGCGGCTCACAAAGCCTGCAGCCTTGCATTCTACTGCTTGAGCCATAACCCCAAGGCAAGGCCACTAATGAGTGACGTCGTCGAGACCCTGGAGCCACTGCAGGGCGGTGGCGGTAGCGGTAGCGACGGAGCTGGCCAATCTTCTGGCCTTCCTGACTATAGAGGTCGACGCAGGCTAACAGGGAACAACGTCCACTTCAGGGCCATCCCAAACGCCAAGTGCTCCCCTGCTGTCCCGGTTTGCAGAGTGCGGTGA
- the LOC136506826 gene encoding probable serine/threonine-protein kinase PBL8 isoform X1 has protein sequence MGNCGTREENAVVAAHAQVQQLHLLQHPAKNALADKKHTRSSSDISDPSTPRKIEDAKNISIYNDVIAFTLFELETITKSFRADYVLGEGGFGTVYKGYIDENVRVGLKSLPVAVKVLNKDGHQGHREWLTEVNFLGQLRHPNLVKLIGYCCEDDHRLLVYEFMFRGSLENHLFRKTATPLPWGSRMSIALGAAKGLACLHNAQRPVIYRDFKTSNILLDSDYTAKLSDFGLAKAGPEGDETHVSTRVMGTYGYAAPEYVMTGHLTARSDVYSFGVVLLELLTGRKSIDKSRPSREQSLVDWALPKLNDKRRLLQIIDPKLEGQYSIRAAHKACSLAFYCLSHNPKARPLMSDVVETLEPLQGGGGSGSDGAGQSSGLPDYRGRRRLTGNNVHFRAIPNAKCSPAVPVCRVR, from the exons ATGGGCAACTGCGGCACGCGAGAGGAAAATGCCGTCGTCGCCGCGCACGCTCAAG TTCAGCAGCTCCACTTGTTGCAACATCCTGCCAAGAACGCCCTTGCAGATAAGAAGCACACCCGCTCATCGTCAGATATAAGTGATCCTTCAACACCTAGGAAAATTGAAGATGCCAAGAACATTTCCATATACAACGATGTGATTGCCTTCACATTGTTTGAGCTAGAGACGATCACAAAGAGCTTCCGTGCTGATTAtgttcttggtgaaggaggatttGGGACCGTTTATAAAGGTTACATCGATGAGAATGTCAGGGTTGGGCTGAAGTCACTGCCTGTTGCAGTCAAGGTGCTCAATAAAGATGGACATCAAGGGCACAGAGAATGGCTT acTGAGGTTAACTTCCTGGGGCAGTTAAGGCATCCAAATTTGGTGAAGTTGATTGGATATTGCTGTGAGGATGATCATCGGCTGCTTGTCTATGAGTTCATGTTTCGAGGAAGTCTAGAAAATCACTTATTCCGAA AGACAGCTACACCATTACCCTGGGGTTCTAGGATGTCAATTGCACTGGGAGCTGCTAAAGGGCTTGCTTGCCTCCACAATGCTCAAAGGCCTGTAATCTACAGAGATTTCAAGACCTCAAATATTCTGCTGGACTCT GATTATACTGCTAAACTATCTGACTTTGGTCTGGCAAAAGCTGGCCCCGAAGGTGATGAGACTCATGTGTCAACGAGGGTGATGGGAACCTATGGATATGCTGCCCCTGAATATGTGATGACTG GCCACTTGACTGCTAGAAGTGATGTCTACAGCTTCGGCGTCGTCCTTCTGGAGCTCTTGACAGGGCGCAAGTCAATTGACAAGTCACGGCCCAGCAGGGAGCAGAGCCTAGTTGACTGGGCCCTCCCGAAGCTCAATGACAAGAGGAGGCTTCTCCAAATAATCGACCCGAAACTGGAGGGACAGTATTCGATCAGAGCGGCTCACAAAGCCTGCAGCCTTGCATTCTACTGCTTGAGCCATAACCCCAAGGCAAGGCCACTAATGAGTGACGTCGTCGAGACCCTGGAGCCACTGCAGGGCGGTGGCGGTAGCGGTAGCGACGGAGCTGGCCAATCTTCTGGCCTTCCTGACTATAGAGGTCGACGCAGGCTAACAGGGAACAACGTCCACTTCAGGGCCATCCCAAACGCCAAGTGCTCCCCTGCTGTCCCGGTTTGCAGAGTGCGGTGA